One window of Nostoc sp. C052 genomic DNA carries:
- the cas1 gene encoding CRISPR-associated endonuclease Cas1, with the protein MSTLYITEQDVSFQIQHHYLKVFHQQNQRICIPIRNLSQFIIFGNISLPKEVIQIVHSHQIPVLYLTQTGEYLGRLENPSKLQAKYLTYQRRRARDIEFNRATAESIIWAKLHNQHTFLQSWTRHHANHTTQRVLNYLTLLMDNLPIAPGIDELNEYSEEADNIYYDAVASLLSFYNKCPRTTAKRISQLINLGNQLLHQYIYTLLNTAGLDPDYAILHRDGNYELPLAWDFTAEFRAPIVDDLVLNFVRNLTNTNGNGNGNGKSQSHNLLQKFLQYWEAKLRIFVLHPYAGEVSYRQCLDSQVREYLASLLGDIEFYRPLALKFRPAHSDFTNTIEPQTVPLKLVKR; encoded by the coding sequence ATGTCTACCCTTTACATCACCGAACAGGACGTATCATTCCAAATTCAACACCATTATTTAAAGGTGTTTCATCAACAAAATCAACGTATTTGTATTCCAATTCGTAATCTCAGTCAGTTCATCATCTTTGGTAATATCAGTTTACCCAAAGAAGTCATTCAAATCGTTCATTCACATCAGATTCCCGTCTTATATCTAACCCAAACCGGTGAATATTTAGGACGGCTAGAAAACCCATCTAAACTACAAGCAAAATATCTTACCTACCAACGTAGACGCGCACGCGATATTGAATTTAACCGCGCTACAGCAGAAAGTATTATCTGGGCAAAATTGCACAATCAGCATACTTTTCTGCAAAGCTGGACTCGCCACCACGCTAATCACACAACTCAACGCGTATTAAATTACCTGACGCTGCTGATGGACAACTTACCAATAGCACCAGGAATCGACGAACTGAACGAATACAGCGAAGAAGCTGATAATATTTATTACGATGCCGTTGCTTCTCTACTGAGCTTCTACAACAAATGTCCGCGTACAACTGCAAAGCGCATTAGCCAACTAATAAACCTGGGAAATCAACTGCTGCATCAATATATTTACACACTGCTGAACACCGCAGGACTCGACCCAGACTATGCAATTTTACACCGCGATGGTAATTATGAACTGCCCTTAGCATGGGACTTTACCGCAGAATTTCGCGCACCTATTGTCGATGACTTGGTGTTAAATTTTGTTCGCAATTTGACTAACACCAATGGGAATGGGAATGGTAACGGGAAAAGCCAGTCACACAATCTTCTGCAAAAGTTTCTCCAATATTGGGAAGCAAAATTGCGAATTTTTGTACTGCATCCTTACGCTGGAGAAGTAAGTTATCGTCAATGTCTCGACTCACAGGTACGGGAATATCTTGCATCTTTACTGGGAGATATAGAATTTTACCGTCCCCTAGCGTTAAAGTTTCGTCCTGCACATTCAGACTTCACCAATACCATTGAACCGCAAACTGTTCCTCTAAAATTGGTGAAACGATGA
- a CDS encoding transposase family protein, which translates to MTNPLARIESHPHEAKRLIGINYDQFLALVSLAEKRHREKQAEIEKNKVRIIAKGGGRKPEMSPKEGICLCLVYIRQKPIFEILGLLFDISKTKANDAFNYWVDILREILPASQIEEASVDSQKYQELQQMLSEYELIVDSAEQATARPVDYQEQKRYYSGKKKMHTLKNQFIVLPGGEDIVDICVGMLGKTSDINLFRVFRDTRNKFADSQRFIGDKAYIGDDAITTPHKKRKNTEISEFQKQENKQLSSRRIAVEHMICRVKIFRVASEKFRLARHRYSQVILAVCGLIRLRLNRLVSLTINT; encoded by the coding sequence ATGACAAACCCTTTAGCAAGAATTGAATCACATCCCCACGAAGCAAAACGATTAATAGGGATTAATTATGACCAGTTTTTAGCATTGGTATCCTTAGCGGAAAAAAGGCATAGAGAGAAACAAGCAGAAATTGAAAAAAATAAAGTTCGGATTATTGCCAAGGGAGGCGGACGCAAACCAGAGATGTCACCGAAAGAAGGAATATGCTTGTGTCTAGTTTACATCAGACAAAAACCAATTTTTGAAATTTTAGGGTTACTCTTTGATATTTCCAAAACAAAAGCGAATGATGCTTTTAACTATTGGGTAGATATTTTGAGAGAAATTTTACCAGCATCTCAAATAGAAGAAGCGTCAGTAGATAGTCAAAAATATCAAGAATTGCAGCAAATGCTGTCCGAGTATGAATTAATTGTTGATAGTGCAGAACAGGCTACAGCGAGACCTGTAGACTATCAAGAACAAAAAAGATATTACTCTGGTAAGAAAAAAATGCATACTCTAAAAAACCAGTTTATTGTCTTACCAGGTGGTGAAGATATTGTAGATATCTGTGTGGGAATGCTGGGAAAAACAAGTGATATTAATTTATTTCGAGTATTTCGAGATACTCGGAATAAATTTGCTGACTCACAAAGGTTTATAGGTGATAAGGCCTATATTGGAGATGATGCCATTACCACACCTCATAAGAAACGAAAGAATACAGAAATTTCGGAATTCCAAAAACAAGAGAATAAACAACTTTCGTCTCGCAGAATTGCCGTTGAACACATGATATGTCGGGTAAAAATATTTCGAGTAGCCTCGGAAAAATTCCGTCTCGCTCGTCATCGATATAGTCAGGTAATTCTGGCAGTTTGTGGGCTGATTAGGTTAAGACTTAATCGCTTAGTATCCTTAACCATTAATACTTAA